The genomic window TCTTGCCGATCCGGTTCATGATCGCGCCGGTGTCCTCCAGGCCGAGCACCGTCGATCCGGACAGCTGGCCGATGGCGCGGCGCAGTTCCTCGTCGGTCAGCCCGTGCTCGGCGACCTGGTGCAGCTCGTCCCGGCAGATCTTCAGCACTTCCGGCACCCGGCCCGGCTGGCAGCCGGCGTAGACGCCGAAGATCCCGCAGTCGGCGAAGGACGAGGTGTAGGAGTACACCGAGTAGGCCAGGCCGCGCTTCTCGCGGACCTCCTGGAAGAGCCGGGAGCTCATGCCGCCGCCGAGGGCGGTGTTGAGCACGCCCAGCGCCCAGCGCCGCTCGTCGGTGCGGGACAGGCCGGGCATGCCGAGGACGACATGGGCCTGCTCGGTGCGCCGGTCGAGCACCTCGACCCGGCCGGCGGCCCGCAGCGTGCGGGCGCCGTCGCGGGGCGGCTGCGGCAGTGCGTCGGCGTCGCGCAGGGCGCCGGCCCGGTCGAAGGCGCGGCGGACCTGGCGTACGACGCTCGCATGGTCGACGTTGCCCGCGGCGGCGACGACCAGGCGCGTCGGGTCGTAGTGCTTGCGGTAGAAGCGGGCCACCTGGTCGCGGGTGAGCGCGTTGATGGTCTCGACGGTGCCCAGGACCGGGCGGCCGAGCGGGGTGTCGCCGAGCATGGCGGTGCTGAACAGGTCGTGCACCTGGTCGCCCGGGTCGTCCTCGGTCATCGCGATCTCCTCCAGGACGACGCCGCGTTCGGCGTCGATGTCCTCCTGGCGGATCAGCGATCCGGTGAGCATGTCGCAGACCACGTCGATGGCCAGCGGCAGGTCGGTGTCGAGCACCCGGGCGTAGTAGCAGGTGTACTCCTTGGCGGTGAACGCGTTCATCTCGCCGCCGACCGCGTCGACGGCGGCGGAGATGTCGAGTGCGCTGCGCCGCTCGGTGCCCTTGAAGAGCAGGTGCTCCAGGTAGTGGGTGGCGCCGTTGAGCACCGGGGTCTCGTCGCGGGAGCCGACGGCGGCCCAGATGCCGAAGGTGGCGGAGCGCACCGTCGGCAGGGTCTCGGTGACGACCCGCAGGCCGCCGGGCAGCACGCTGCGGCGTACCGTCCCGATGCCGTCGGTGCCGGGCAGCAGGGTCCGTGTGCGGACGGCCCGCCCCTTGGTGGAGGGGCGGGCCGTCGCGGCGGTGGAGCGGGTCGTCACTGGGCCGACTCGTCCTTCACGTCGTCGGCGTCGCCGTCCTCGCCCTCGATGACGGGGACGAGCGACAGCTTGCCGCGCTGGTCGATCTCGGCGATCTCGACCTGCACCTTGGCGCCGAC from Streptomyces sp. NBC_01198 includes these protein-coding regions:
- a CDS encoding M16 family metallopeptidase is translated as MTTRSTAATARPSTKGRAVRTRTLLPGTDGIGTVRRSVLPGGLRVVTETLPTVRSATFGIWAAVGSRDETPVLNGATHYLEHLLFKGTERRSALDISAAVDAVGGEMNAFTAKEYTCYYARVLDTDLPLAIDVVCDMLTGSLIRQEDIDAERGVVLEEIAMTEDDPGDQVHDLFSTAMLGDTPLGRPVLGTVETINALTRDQVARFYRKHYDPTRLVVAAAGNVDHASVVRQVRRAFDRAGALRDADALPQPPRDGARTLRAAGRVEVLDRRTEQAHVVLGMPGLSRTDERRWALGVLNTALGGGMSSRLFQEVREKRGLAYSVYSYTSSFADCGIFGVYAGCQPGRVPEVLKICRDELHQVAEHGLTDEELRRAIGQLSGSTVLGLEDTGAIMNRIGKSELCWGDQLSVDDLLARIAAVTPDEVRAVARDVLGQRPSLAAIGPLKQKQAARLQEAVA